One Setaria viridis chromosome 5, Setaria_viridis_v4.0, whole genome shotgun sequence genomic region harbors:
- the LOC117858625 gene encoding putative glutaredoxin-C2: MADGGVARLASQRAVVIFGTSNCCMCHAVKTLFSGLGVSWAACELDKEPKGKDIEKSLARMVGRSPPVPAVFIGGKLVGTTDQVMALHLGGKLVPLLREAGALWL; the protein is encoded by the coding sequence ATGGCGGACGGTGGCGTGGCGAGGCTGGCGTCGCAGCGCGCGGTGGTGATCTTCGGCACGAGCAACTGCTGCATGTGCCACGCGGTGAAGACGCTCTTCTCGGGCCTGGGCGTGAGCTGGGCGGCGTGCGAGCTGGACAAGGAGCCCAAGGGGAAGGACATCGAGAAGTCGCTGGCGCGCATGGTGGGCCGCAGCCCGCCCGTGCCGGCGGTGTTCATCGGCGGCAAGCTCGTCGGCACCACCGACCAGGTCATGGCGCTGCACCTCGGGGGGAAGCTCGTGCCGCTCCTGCGCGAGGCCGGCGCCCTGTGGCTGTGA